A genomic segment from Neodiprion lecontei isolate iyNeoLeco1 chromosome 1, iyNeoLeco1.1, whole genome shotgun sequence encodes:
- the LOC107220959 gene encoding acyl-CoA Delta-9 desaturase: MAPNLLGSTATLFLEATQQDIRQSKTPESVPSTSKSTAQTAQTRDEPKYKWRIVWRNVIAFLYLHIGALYGFYLFFAGAKFLTLIWTLVVAALGAVGVTAGAHRLWAHRAYKAKWPMRLILMIFQTLAFQNHLSEWVRDHRVHHKFTDTDADPHNAKRGFFFSHMGWLLVRKHRDVIEKGATVDVSDLESDPIVVWQRRLYVILMPVFCFLIPTWVPCHFWGETGMNSWYCATVFRYTLSLNLTWLVNSAAHIWGTKPYDDSISPTDNVRIALGAFGEGWHNYHHVFPWDYKAAELGNYRANFTTAFIDFFAWLGQAYDLKTVPLNMIKKRAARTGDGTRIDRDEHYGHSHEGAIWGWGDIDMHTEDILDAQITNKTD, from the exons ATGGCGCCAAACCTCTTGGGTAGTACAGCGACGCTGTTCCTCGAGGCCACGCAACAGGATATCAGACAATCTAAAACGCCAGAATCAGTTCCGTCAACGTCGAAAAGCACAGCGCAAACAGCGCAAACGAGAGACGAGCCCAAGTACAAGTGGAGAATAGTTTGGCGGAACGTCATAGCGTTCCTCTACCTTCACATCGGAGCTCTTTACGGATTCTACTTATTTTTTGCCGGTGCAAAGTTTCTGACCCTGATTTGGA CATTGGTGGTTGCTGCCCTTGGTGCTGTTGGTGTCACGGCCGGTGCTCATCGTCTCTGGGCGCACAGAGCATACAAAGCGAAATGGCCAATGCGTCTGATTCTGATGATATTCCAAACGTTGGCATTCCAG AACCACCTCAGCGAATGGGTTCGCGATCACAGGGTCCACCATAAATTTACGGACACGGATGCCGATCCGCACAATGCTAAAAGGGGTTTCTTCTTCTCGCACATGGGATGGCTGCTGGTCCGTAAGCATCGGGACGTGATCGAGAAGGGAGCGACAGTCGACGTGAGCGATCTTGAAAGCGATCCAATAGTCGTCTGGCAAAGAAG GTTGTACGTCATCCTCATGCCTGTATTCTGTTTCCTTATACCAACCTGGGTACCTTGTCATTTCTGGGGAGAAACTGGAATGAACTCTTGGTATTGCGCCACCGTTTTTCGCTACACTCTGTCACTGAACCTGACATGGCTTGTCAATTCGGCAGCCCATATTTGGGGCACTAAACCATACGACGA TTCTATCAGCCCGACGGACAACGTGCGCATAGCGCTCGGAGCTTTCGGGGAAGGATGGCACAACTACCACCACGTATTCCCGTGGGATTACAAAGCAGCTGAGCTCGGAAATTACCGGGCAAATTTCACGACCGCTTTCATAGACTTCTTTGCATGGCTTGGACAGGCCTACGATTTGAAAACCGTGCCGCTTAATATGATTAAGAAAAGGGCAGCCCGTACCGGCGACGGAACGAGGATCGATCGAGATGAACATTACGGGCACTCGCACGAAGGCGCGATATGGGGTTGGGGCGACATAGACATGCACACCGAGGACATTCTTGATGCTCAGATAACAAACAAAACCGACTAG